TGAATGCCCTTTCGCAGCTTGCAGAGCTAAAGAAAAACTACGCGGTTTTTCATCGGACATCTCACCAAATAATCTAGCTGCGGCTTTTGGTCGATTTGTCCAACCCGCAAGTCTAGCAAGGTTGTCGCGGATCTTTTTATCTTTCGAACCCATTGAATAGAGCTGATCATAAAGCCTATAAGCTTCTTCCGTAAGACCTGAGCTATCTGCAAACTCAGCCCACTTTAGAAGCATTTCATATGTTTCACCTTTCCTGTCAGCAAACGCGGCAATAAGCTTTTCAGCTTTTGCCTTATCTCCCGCGGCAGCCCACACGCTGGCGGCAAGTAATGCAACCTGCTCATCGTATGGTCTTAATTTTACAGCAGTTGCAGCTGCATCTCTGAAAATTTTACTATTCGTCGTAAACGAAGCCACCTGCATGAGCTTCATAACCGACTCTTTATCTCCGCCAGTAAGGACCGCGACCTTTTTAAAGTACGGATATCCATCAATTGGGGAATTAAGCCAAAGCATAATCTCACCAGCTTGCGATATAACCTTTACGTTGTCAGGCAGAGCCTTAACCGCAATTTCAGCTGCTTCCTTAGCTAAGCTTAGCTTCTGCGTTTCCGCAGCAGTAGTAAGCATCCCTAGAATATCACTCTCAAGCCCTTCTTTCGCTACAACTTTACGATACAGAGTATACGCCTTAAGCGGATTTCCAGCGGCTAGCCATGCCTCCGCGCCCTGACGCATCAATGAAATATCATCAGGCTTGAAACGCAGTGCTATATCAACCGTCTCCGCTATCAATTTAGCATCACCGGTCGCCCCTGCGGCATCAAGCAATCTTACATAATCCTCAACCACGCCCCCAGGCCCTTCGGCTAAAGCTCTAAGCATTGCATACGCTTCTTTAGGACGGTTAAGACCAAGCAATAGCTCTGCCCTAGTCCGCAAATAATCCGGCTCAGAAATATTAAGGACCTCTGTCTCAGCAACGACTTCCGCCATAAGCTTAGTATCGGAGCTATAAAGAGCAGCCCTGAGCATATCATGCGCATACCGGAAAAAATTACCAACCCGATCTGCCAAATCTCTAAACAAAGCCACAGCCTGCTTAAACTTCCCGCTTTGTATGTAAAGACCACCTAGGTCCTCACGATGCTGATTGTTATCCGGCTCTAACTGAACCAGTTTTTCCAGCGCAGATTCTGCAAGTTGAAATTTCATTTCATACTGTGCAAGCCACACTATCTCTTTCAACAATCCGGCATTATCTGGATCAATTTGGTATAACTTTTCAGCTAATTCTAAAGCATCTTTATACTGTCTGGACCAACCAAGAAGCTTAACTAACTGAATTCTGCTATCGATCCCCTTACCAAGGCTTTCATCCATGTTAGCTGCAAAAGAAAAAGCCTCTCCGACTCTCCCTACTGCAACAAAATACTCCAAAGCATAAGTCACATAAGTTAGAGTATTAATATCTTCTTCATTTTCAGCTGCAATTTCAAACTGATTGCCAACAATAAAAATTTGCCGGATCAGATAATCAAGATACGGATCTTCAGCTTGCTTCTCGTAATCAGCAGAAAGACGCTTAACTTCAACATGGATAGTATCTAAAAATTTATCAGTTAATAACTTGCCTAACTGTAACTCATTAAGAGCAATTATTGCGGAAACTTCATTATGAATCTCGTTAAAAAAGCGGTAATACATCACCATTTTTTCAAGCGGTATCAGGCTCTTAGTCTTAATCGCAGCGATTCTTTCCCAAGTTTCAAGAGCCTTGCGCGGCATAACATTCCATTCATAGAACTTCACCAATTTCTCAAGAGCATCAACGTCGTTGGGCTTAAGATCCAAACTCTTATTCAAACTAGCAATAGCTTTATCCGGCAAACCTCGGACTAAATAAATATCTGCGGCAAGAGAAAGCAGCTCTAAATCATTCGGGTTTTCTTCGAGCAAACCAGTAAGAATATCAGTAGCCTTAACAATTTTCCCTGCCTTCAGGTACAACGGAACCATATCTCTCGGGAAAGGATAGATAAGAACAGTCGCTCCGATTATAACGAGCGCAAATAAAAGTATTCGCCAGAGCTTGATATTCAAATCTGTGAAATCTCCAATGTTTCAGACGTTACGCCCTTAACAACAACTTCCCCCTCTGAATTACTGCGCACCTCCGACACCAAAGAATTCTTACCAACTACTTTATATCTCTGATTAGGAGTAAGACCGCCAATTACAATCTTTCCTTTCCCAAAACATTCAAAAACAAACTGTGCGCCATCTGAAGTGCGCCTGAAATCTTTAACCCATCCTGATGCATTTTTAATATATGCGGAAACGTCATTCACGTTCAAATCAGATGAAAGAACTAATTCCGCGCGATCTTGATCCGGGTTCAAATGGACAAAGATACCTTCCGAAGTAATGTCATAGCCAATAATATTTTTACACTTGCTTAAATCAGGAACTTTATCCATTCCATCCAGTCTTAAGCTCAAACAATCTCTGTAATCCGTGACTATAAATTTGTCTGCACCAAACTTCTCAAGTTTTCCAGTGAGATAACCGCGTACCATTTTGATGTAAGCCGAGGCGTAAACATTTGCGGTATCCTGCGACAAAACCCACTCGTAAACATCTTCAAGAGCTTTGAGAGAAGCGAATTTTTCACCGCTGTAGAAATGGTAATAAATATCAATGGGCATCACGCGACGCGGAGAACCGGTGCGTTTCATGGTATCAATGATATTGCGGAATCCATAAAACGGACCTTCCCACAGATTGGTCAGAATATTTTCATTGGCCTGCCCTGTGTAAATCTGGCTGTTTTTTCCGAGCTCCAGATACAAAGGCGACACCCCGAAATATGAATTACGGCGGGCATCAAAAACTGTGTCCCCGCCATTCAAATTCAAGATTCCGGCTTTCTCAGCAATTTCAACTTGCTCTTTCGTGGGGTCACACATTCCTGACCATAAAAGGACTTTGCACGGCTTCTCAGCAGGAGCTAAATCAGTAGAAATGTATTCGCAGGATTCAACAATTTCATATCTTGCATCAAATTTATATCCGGCCATTTCGTACTGACCAACAATAAAGTTGTCCGAATATTCTGCCGAATCACGAACTGAAGCCTGCCACGCAAACGGATGCGTATAGGAATGTGAAGATGTCTCGATATTATTCATTTCAAAGAGAGTCCTAGCCTGTTCAACATTATCAAGGCTCCCCTTAACAGCAGGGTTAATTTCTCCAGCGATAACGGATGCGGAGTTTGGGAAATCATAGCGGGAAAAAATTCGTTCCATTATCATTTCGCCGGAATTCTTATACTTATCTATCTCAGTATAACCTACAAAACCGTCACCATCGATATGCGCAAATGCGACTCTAAGCCCGTTTAATGTAGTAGGAGTTAAAGCAGGAATACCTTTCAGCCCCAGAGATTCACGTAAAAAATCAAACGGATTTAAATACCACTGTTTTTGATAATCAACAGGATCCTGCCAACGCATATATTCATCAAGAGCAAAGCCCCCTTTCGGCCCCACCCCGACAACGCTACCTGCGGTACCCGGTTTATCCTTAAGACTTACAGTTACCCACGAACTAGACTTTTCATCCGAAGGAACAATGTGAATGTAGTTAAAAGGGAAAAGCGGAAGCTTACGTTCAAAATTCATGCTTTTCTGATCGATGTAATCGTATTTCAGACGAGTGCGATCATTTGTAGCATTACCTTTCCATGCAAAACCTAAATTTAAATAAACACTTTTGATCAACTCAGAATCAATCGGTTCGTCATTCAAATTACGCATTGCCCCTAAGGCACCTGCAACAATTATTTTCCTATCATTTTTCATCTGCTCAAGAAGCCACTTCAAATAATCGACTGGCTGATCCATCAGATTATCAGCAAATGTTGTAAAAACAGCTGAAAAGGCGCTCATTTCTTTATTGCTAGGTAGTGGGCGCAAATTAACATCCCGAACTTCATAAAGAAATCCGAAATAGTTAAGTGGCATAGCAAATCCTTCCATGAAAAGACTTGTCCGGGCTGTACGTTCCTCAGCACTATTATATAGAACCAAAACTTTACGTTTAATAGGCTCTGCATAGCTCGAAGGAACTACACATGATACAGACAATAATACAACAAGAAAACTAAGGAGTATGCGCATAGGTATTCACCTGATCGAGTGCCGGAGTGCTGACGTATGGCACAAAACCTTGTTTGCGAGAATAATCAAATGCTTTTGCAGTTTCACCTGCATCGTCAAGGGGAACATAATCTAAGCTTAGAACAACCAACTTACGGTTTTCTTTCAAAGCTGTGCTGGACTTTGCAAGCAAAAACTCGCGATCAGCTTTTGCAACGTCAGTTCTTGTCTGAGTCTTTAGATCAATGAAACTACTAAGCCCTTCGAGCAAAAGGTAATCAATGGATTTGGCGGTTCTAC
This DNA window, taken from Maridesulfovibrio frigidus DSM 17176, encodes the following:
- a CDS encoding tetratricopeptide repeat protein gives rise to the protein MNIKLWRILLFALVIIGATVLIYPFPRDMVPLYLKAGKIVKATDILTGLLEENPNDLELLSLAADIYLVRGLPDKAIASLNKSLDLKPNDVDALEKLVKFYEWNVMPRKALETWERIAAIKTKSLIPLEKMVMYYRFFNEIHNEVSAIIALNELQLGKLLTDKFLDTIHVEVKRLSADYEKQAEDPYLDYLIRQIFIVGNQFEIAAENEEDINTLTYVTYALEYFVAVGRVGEAFSFAANMDESLGKGIDSRIQLVKLLGWSRQYKDALELAEKLYQIDPDNAGLLKEIVWLAQYEMKFQLAESALEKLVQLEPDNNQHREDLGGLYIQSGKFKQAVALFRDLADRVGNFFRYAHDMLRAALYSSDTKLMAEVVAETEVLNISEPDYLRTRAELLLGLNRPKEAYAMLRALAEGPGGVVEDYVRLLDAAGATGDAKLIAETVDIALRFKPDDISLMRQGAEAWLAAGNPLKAYTLYRKVVAKEGLESDILGMLTTAAETQKLSLAKEAAEIAVKALPDNVKVISQAGEIMLWLNSPIDGYPYFKKVAVLTGGDKESVMKLMQVASFTTNSKIFRDAAATAVKLRPYDEQVALLAASVWAAAGDKAKAEKLIAAFADRKGETYEMLLKWAEFADSSGLTEEAYRLYDQLYSMGSKDKKIRDNLARLAGWTNRPKAAARLFGEMSDEKPRSFSLALQAAKGHSNALEYSDAVTYYERALALKPLDHELKIELAKTYGFAGMNSKRIVLLHELYNQGVLPQAEKIELARAYIDEKNPKKALEILEPYARLKVLPRFEGFLLATVYDQVGRGRDATSIYKRLGREHSKDGVYLARLGAEALFNNHTDEAFDLFESTLRVDKKNRTALKGIAMVYTQRNEYKRAISKFRAYNKIVPDDADSRFQLGELYLLINREGNAVREFKAAKRILKRQGVTDKVLSSEAKKIIDRK
- a CDS encoding polysaccharide deacetylase family protein; protein product: MRILLSFLVVLLSVSCVVPSSYAEPIKRKVLVLYNSAEERTARTSLFMEGFAMPLNYFGFLYEVRDVNLRPLPSNKEMSAFSAVFTTFADNLMDQPVDYLKWLLEQMKNDRKIIVAGALGAMRNLNDEPIDSELIKSVYLNLGFAWKGNATNDRTRLKYDYIDQKSMNFERKLPLFPFNYIHIVPSDEKSSSWVTVSLKDKPGTAGSVVGVGPKGGFALDEYMRWQDPVDYQKQWYLNPFDFLRESLGLKGIPALTPTTLNGLRVAFAHIDGDGFVGYTEIDKYKNSGEMIMERIFSRYDFPNSASVIAGEINPAVKGSLDNVEQARTLFEMNNIETSSHSYTHPFAWQASVRDSAEYSDNFIVGQYEMAGYKFDARYEIVESCEYISTDLAPAEKPCKVLLWSGMCDPTKEQVEIAEKAGILNLNGGDTVFDARRNSYFGVSPLYLELGKNSQIYTGQANENILTNLWEGPFYGFRNIIDTMKRTGSPRRVMPIDIYYHFYSGEKFASLKALEDVYEWVLSQDTANVYASAYIKMVRGYLTGKLEKFGADKFIVTDYRDCLSLRLDGMDKVPDLSKCKNIIGYDITSEGIFVHLNPDQDRAELVLSSDLNVNDVSAYIKNASGWVKDFRRTSDGAQFVFECFGKGKIVIGGLTPNQRYKVVGKNSLVSEVRSNSEGEVVVKGVTSETLEISQI